The genomic region GACACATGATGAAGACCGGCAGTGTCAGCCGAGCCGGCCAGCGGATCAGCACAGCGCGCAAGCCCTGCTCAATCCGCACGGTCTTCCCTCGCAAGCTGCGCGGCCTGCGGCCGCGGATCAAGCAAAGCCAGGCTTGGCGAAGCGACCAGCTCTCTGCGAGCAGTGAGCAGCGAGGACAGCTCGGGCAGCACGCGCGCCAGCGCAGAATCGGGTGCCGTCAGCAGGACATGGCTGCGGCGGGCATCAAAGAACTCGATGCCCGCCAGTGCGGCCCGGTACTCCTGTTCGCTGAGCCCCGTGCCCGGCAGCAGCAGCCCCATCGGCAGGGCCGCAGGTGCACTGAATTCGGCGACGCCGCGCTGCCAGGCCGTCAGCAGCTCGGCCAGCGCGTCTGCGCGCCCTTCGATCACAGGCTCACGGGCGACCAGAACGTCGAACACCAGACCGCGGATTTCGCGCGTGCTGTGCAGCAGCGTGTGGCCTTGTGCCAGCAGACGACTCAGCACAGGCTCGTAGCAGACAACCGCGTCGGCATCGCCATCCTGCCAGCGCCGTTCAAGATGGACCGCACGCACCTGCGCCACAGAGACGGCGTCGGGCCCAAGCCCAGATGCCCGCAGGCTGGCGGCAAGCATCAGCCCGCCCACGGCGCTGTCCTCGACCAGCACGGTGCGTCCCGAAAGGCCTCTGGCCGGATCCAAGCCGGCACGCAGCACGACGCCGTCGGCGCCCCGCGACTCCGACAGTACGGCGATCACCCGCAGATCCGGCATACGGCGCCACAGCCGAAGCGCTTCATCGAGCGTCACCGCAGCGGCGTCGAGTCGACCATCGCGCAGGGCGTTGAGGGTGTCGGTCGCTGAAGGCAGCTCGACCAGGCGCACGCGCGACGACAGCTGCCCCTGCTCACGCTGCAGGACCAGCGGGTCGTAGCCCAACCACGGCCCCATGGCCACGGCCAACGGGGG from Lysobacterales bacterium harbors:
- a CDS encoding ABC transporter substrate-binding protein, translating into MSADAAPYASRSPRYQRARALAGALFFGVVALLAAVALVPPPTPPLAVAMGPWLGYDPLVLQREQGQLSSRVRLVELPSATDTLNALRDGRLDAAAVTLDEALRLWRRMPDLRVIAVLSESRGADGVVLRAGLDPARGLSGRTVLVEDSAVGGLMLAASLRASGLGPDAVSVAQVRAVHLERRWQDGDADAVVCYEPVLSRLLAQGHTLLHSTREIRGLVFDVLVAREPVIEGRADALAELLTAWQRGVAEFSAPAALPMGLLLPGTGLSEQEYRAALAGIEFFDARRSHVLLTAPDSALARVLPELSSLLTARRELVASPSLALLDPRPQAAQLAREDRAD